Proteins from one Elgaria multicarinata webbii isolate HBS135686 ecotype San Diego chromosome 3, rElgMul1.1.pri, whole genome shotgun sequence genomic window:
- the LOC134396870 gene encoding zinc finger protein 345-like → MDVRKKPRQEELAADQLHEALWWDIFFASEMSEVLDIKSVRPQAILPELTQGCAAPRKMMRDTPQIGITVSKRNYACSECGKSFDRRSNLIKHQRIHTGEKPYPCAECGKCFDQQSNLNVHLRVHTGEKPYGCPDCGKRFSIKSHLHGHYRIHTGEKPYECGGCGKRFRVKSCLNKHQRIHAGDPKLSKEIEIKSIGPQVILPEVMQGYAALQKGNFVKMMRNRPRIGITVSKRNHACSECGKSFDRRTNLIKHQRIHTGEKPYSCTECGKCFGQQSSLTVHLRIHTGEKPYGCPDCGKRFSIKSHLHGHYRIHTGEKPYECGGCGKRFRVKSCLNKHQRIHAGDPKLSKAIEIKSVGPPAILPDLTQNYAAPQKGNAIKIMRSRSEIELAVAKRNHACSECGKSFDRRSNLIKHQRVHTGEKPYPCAECGKCFDQQSNLNVHLRVHTGEKPYGCPDCGKRFSIKSHLHGHYRIHTGEKPYECGGCGKRFRVKSCLNKHQRIHTGEKPYKCLTCQKTFTCSSNLIKHQVTHSGEKDYMCPECGKNFANKSDLNKHQRIHAEERPYECPIYRGRFRDGSQQNVHQSIHQVL, encoded by the coding sequence ATGGATGTGAGGAAGAAACCTCGGCAGGAAGAACTCGCAGCAGACCAACTGCACGAGGCGCTGTGGTGGGATATCTTCTTTGCTTCTGAGATGTCTGAAGTGCTTGACATCAAATCAGTAAGACCACAGGCTATATTACCAGAGCTGACACAGGGCTGTGCAGCTCCCAGAAAAATGATGAGAGACACGCCTCAAATTGGAATCACTGTGTCAAAAAGAAATTATGCCtgctctgagtgtggaaaaagtttTGATCGGCGTTCAAACCTAATTAAACACCAGAGgatccacactggagagaaaccatatcccTGTGCCGAATGTGGCAAATGCTTCGACCAGCAATCCAACCTCAATGTTCATTTGAGAGTccatacaggagagaagccttatggCTGCCCTGACTGTGGGAAAAGATTTAGCATCAAATCCCACCTCCACGGACActacaggatccacacaggagagaaaccctatgaatGTGGGGGCTGTGGGAAGAGATTCCGTGTCAAATCGTGCCTGAATAAGCACCAGAGAATCCATGCAGGAGATCCCAAGCTGTCCAAAGAAATTGAGATCAAATCAATAGGACCTCAGGTAATATTACCAGAGGTGATGCAGGGCTATGCAGCTCTCCAAAAAGGAAATTTTGTTAAAATGATGAGAAACCGGCCCCGAATAGGAATCACTGTGTCAAAAAGAAATCATGCCTGCTCTGAGTGCGGAAAAAGTTTTGATCGGCGTACAAACCTAATTAAACATCAGCGgatccacactggagagaagccctattcGTGTACCGAATGCGGAAAATGCTTCGGACAGCAATCCAGCCTCACTGTCCATTTGCGAATccatacaggagagaagccttatggCTGCCCTGACTGTGGGAAAAGATTTAGCATCAAATCACATCTACATGGACActacaggatccacacaggagagaaaccctatgaatGTGGGGGCTGTGGAAAAAGATTCCGTGTGAAATCATGCCTGAATAAGCACCAGAGAATCCATGCGGGAGATCCCAAGCTGTCCAAAGCAATTGAGATCAAATCAGTAGGACCTCCGGCAATATTACCAGACCTGACGCAGAACTATGCAGCTCCCCAAAAAGGAAATGCCATTAAAATTATGAGAAGCAGGTCTGAAATTGAACTTGCTGTGGCAAAAAGAAATCATGCCTGctctgagtgtgggaagagttttgaTCGGCGTTCAAACCTAATTAAACACCAAAGggtccacactggagagaaaccgtaTCCCTGTGCTGAATGTGGCAAATGCTTTGACCAGCAATCCAACCTCAATGTTCATTTGCGAGTccatacaggagagaagccttatggCTGCCCTGATTGTGGGAAAAGATTTAGCATCAAATCCCACCTACATGGACACTACAGgatacacacaggagagaaaccctatgaatGTGGGGGCTGTGGGAAGAGATTCCGTGTCAAATCGTGTCTGAATAAGCACCAGAGAATCCATACTGGAGAAAAACCGTATAAATGCCTCACCTGTCAGAAAACTTTCACCTGCAGTTCTAATCTTATTAAACATCAGGTTACTCACTCAGGGGAGAAAGATTACATGTGCCCTGAGTGTGGGAAGAACTTTGCCAATAAATCAGATCTTAAcaaacatcagagaattcatgcAGAAGAAAGGCCTTATGAATGCCCCATCTATAGGGGAAGGTTTAGAGATGGCTCACAGCAGAACGTACACCAGAGTATTCATCAGGTGCTATAG